A stretch of DNA from Amphiprion ocellaris isolate individual 3 ecotype Okinawa chromosome 18, ASM2253959v1, whole genome shotgun sequence:
TGAATACGCTGTTTTCCTCTTCCGTTAGGCATGAAGAAGGAGCTGCAGACTCTCAGAGAGGAGATCAAAACGTTGGCCAGTCAGATCCAGAGGAAGCTGAAGAGTGAGTATTTTATGAGCCAAGTTTTTTAGATACAGAaagtcctcggtttatgacgtcctcgacttacggcgTTAAGtcggaactggttcagtggaactagttggcgggccgagcggatgaatacgtcgtcacgcggcgctTTAAGACGGCTTTGTTAACTTTTGccgccacattggattatgctacattcgctaacttcattatggctcccaagcagacgtcagacttacagtttacatttccACCGGTATTTTCCCACCGAGTTGTGTTTCAGCGTGAGCTAGTGACTGTTtttgttactgtagttgtacagaTACGTacactgatcgatatcgtgattaGGGATAGGGCCGATCCGATCCAGTATCGATATCAGGTTCCGATACCAACGTAATTCACAGATCAGAGATTTCCAATGCATGATCCATGTCTGTGCTTTAACGTTGTCGGCTGAAATGACTCCACAGTGATTCTCTGCTGGCTGCTCTGCTAGCTGGCTGCAAAATGTGGACTGGATTTCCTGAACGGAGGCGTGTCTCGATGAGACGTGTAGTAATGAGACACCTCTGTTCAGGAAATCCATTCCACAGTCTGCAGCCAGCTAGCACACCGCATGAAATATGCATGAAGTAGAagtcgagtctactttatgcgAATGAACTGCTGTCCGCTCCGGGAGAACACAATGGATCGCAGCTCCAAACGCACATTCGATGCGGCGTGTGGAGATTCGACGCATTGCCAAACCTTCATCTAATGTCTAAATTAgccgtcggtgaactaaaacaggacagattcagctactgcacagcttatttctcacctcagatgctttcagaaatacttttccctcAAGTGTtagtgaaataaaagagaacgtTTGTGGCTGAGCTGCTTTGTTGGTCCGATGCGTCTGCCGGACTGTGAAGCTGAAAGCGGTGTCATGAGATCATGTTGTGTCTCGCTAGTGACCAGACACCAtgcgtgtgattttcagatgagGCGCCTTTACATaaaaacgcatctagtggacacgcagCTTTACAGTTGCATATTTGTTTTCAGGATGGGATGTTTCCTGTTAACaggatttcctgtttttctgactTCCTTTTTTGACTTACGTCAGACCTATGTACATTCGTACGTATTGTACTTTCCTGTAGAGAGGAGTTTATTACAGTCtcataaaatcaacaataataataatattaaagcaAACAGAGCTCTGGTAGTGGAATTGTATCGGTATTGACAAATATCCAAATTCAGGTATCGGTATCGGATCTGAAGTGAAAAAATGTGGATCGGTGCATCCCTAATCGTGATAGTtgacattttcactggaggTCGACTTGCAGCAAAAATCAACTGCCGTCACACCGTAGGAACTGAACTCTGATGTACGTCGAGGGCTTCCTGTATTGGTTTACTCTAAAGTTTCCTGAATTTCAATCCTCAGTAATCTTTCTGCAGATATTGAACCCAAGAAGGGAGAAGAGGATGGAAAATATATCCCCATTAACGTCCGGATGCAGCGCACGCAGGTAGCCACTTCCCTTTGCTTTTATGAACAGCTTTTAGTGACGATAACCTCCACGTTTATGGGACTTTTCTTTAGCTATATTCTCACTTCTATTCCTAAAATACCAGAATGTTTCTTGAAAATATCAAGCTGGTGTTTGTCTCAGCGTGAAGCCACTTTATTCTGGAAAGAATTGGCTCTTTGTGACGCAGTTTGAAGCGAGAAACGGATTACAGCCCAGCAGGTTAATGATTTCAGTCACATCATGCTGGATCCTGCAGGTGGTTTAATGAGTGAGAAGCTTTTAGAACAGAGGTTACTGATTACGCAGAAACATGGAAGAAACACCGGGGCATTCAGTAATAGTGAAGAGGAAATAGTGAGtctgtaatttaaataataaaagtgaTTGTAGCGTTtatgcagaaatctgttttctaaAATGAGGCCAGTGTgggtaaataaatatatgttttatgTATAATTAAATTATAGATATTAACTAATAACATCACAGaagaaaattataaatttatttacaggtttgaccataaaatgtcTCTACTTttaactatatttaaatcagcaaaaataaatgtatatttttttaaaatgtatattaaggattgaaaaatagtAAGAATTTTTTGAAGCTAATATTTTACGGATTTCCCCggttttttaaattatagatattaactaataaaatcaaagaaagaaacataAATTTATTCACAAAATTTGACCATAAATTTTGGTGAATATTTACTGTTTCTAAATCACCAAAGTAGatataaaaaatagtttttttacattaaggtttgaaaaacagtaatttttaaaaatagtcattttctaaagctaatattttgcagattttcagagtTTTGTTGAATTCTAgttataaaaaatgttttatccaCCTTGTTTataacagaaacaacacaagattttatccaaatctcccactcagttagattttttttgggcTTTTATCACTGACTTTATCCCTAAATCAAAGTTCAAGCCTCAGATGTTAACGTGAAAAGGACAAACATTGTCCTTTCTCCTTCCAGCACGGCGTCTTGTCCAAGGAGTTTGTGGAGCTGATGGGTCACTGTAACACCATCCAGGCCCAGTACCGAGATCGCAACGTGGAGAGAATACAGAGGCAGCTGAAAATCAGTGAGTTCACGCAGCTCATCTGTGGTTTGTGGgctttttctctgctgctgtctcaGCGTAGATCCAGGTTTCAGTCTCATGTTATCTCGTTCCTCTGttactttctgtttaaaatgacaagttaTGCTTGTTTGACATGTAGTCTGGTGATGAAAAGCATCTTTCTGAGTCACTGCATTCATTTAGTTCAATAACCAGCGTCTAATTTCTCGACAGTCGACCACAAAAAACAGGATGTGATGTTTCAGGTTCATGGAAAACAGAGCTGTTGCCTCTTGAGTGTTTTCAAAGCAAAAAGTCAAAGTTGTGCAACGTTCCAACCCTCCTGGGTGATGCAACAGCCTGACTTCAGTTTTAGTCAATTCCACTTGGCTTCTGAGAATTTGTGGACACTGTCCGAGTCAGtctggacaggttttgagtcatttaagagaacttttgagtcatttttgtccaatattaagtcatttaggacaatttgGGGTTATTTTAGtgagattttgagtcatttttaacaaattttgagtcattttgaagatCTTCTGGCATTGTGGACAATGtctgagtcagtttggacaagttttgagtcactgTAGATAATTTCAGagccatttttgtctaattttaagtaatttacgACAACTGTTGAGTGATTTTTGTGACACTTTGTAACAGACAGAACTGACcaagtgaaaaatgtttaagaatGACTCCTGCAGTGTGTTTTAACCAGCTCTGCTATAGagtctcacacacagacagaggaagtagtttttttctattttcattccCTCTCCTGCCGCATCTCTCTGATCTTATTTCCTTCTGACTTCAGCTGGCACCAACGTGACGGATGAGGAGCTCGATTCGATGCTCGAAAGCGGCCAGACGGATGTTTTCACCCAAAACGTGAGTACGTGCGAGATGAAGGGAGGCTGAAGCCACAACACAAAgcatctgctgcagctgtttcctACCAAAGATCACGTTAGCTCGAGTTTAGTTTTAACTTTACGCAGTTTGAAATGATTTGCTCTGCTGTCGCCTCTCTGACTGCTCAAACCGGACAACAGATGTGGTAAGAAAACCAAGTGGTGCCCTTAGATCCCCACGTAGCTGATAGTGTGAGGAATCCTGTCATAGACCCTGAAACAGATGCTTCTGTCGTCTAATAAATACGTAATGCACAGATCCTGGTCGACGCTAAAGCCACAAAGCAGGCGCTGAATGAGATCGAGTCCCGACACGATGAGATCCTGAAGCTGGAGAGGAGCATCAGAGACCTTCACGACATGTTCCAGTACCTGGCCATGGAGGTGG
This window harbors:
- the stx4 gene encoding syntaxin-4, with amino-acid sequence MRDRTKELGNTAEASDEDEEGKALMIKPGTSSAKEEKDNDAFFRKVQEIHEGLQSLKRMVSDLENKQKTVLGVALPEESMKKELQTLREEIKTLASQIQRKLKNIEPKKGEEDGKYIPINVRMQRTQHGVLSKEFVELMGHCNTIQAQYRDRNVERIQRQLKITGTNVTDEELDSMLESGQTDVFTQNILVDAKATKQALNEIESRHDEILKLERSIRDLHDMFQYLAMEVEAQGEMVDRIENNIKQSSNYVEKAKENTQQAVIYQQKARKKKVWIAICVAILILILVITLATTFS